A genomic stretch from Antarcticibacterium flavum includes:
- a CDS encoding IS110 family RNA-guided transposase → MKKIHNHAAGIDIGARKIFVGLEGREVKSFETFTEDLEMAADYLIDNNIETVALEATGVYWVILFDILQARGIDVWLVDGRSTKQVPGRKTDVKDCQWIQQLHSHGLLSRCFVAEDLVQELREYQRLREDHIRSAAMHINHMQKALTMMNIRLKEVLSQVHGASGLRVIRAILKGERNPKVLVELCEKSILKTKRELVIKSLKGHYTQAGLFALEQAVACYDFYQVQIVRCDEKLDEVLKKMSGENGDASLKPGKKKTRKPIRHHKPKIKNLDRYLLSVFNYRDATVLPGITDYTWMQLLAEVGSDMKKWATEKHFTSWLGLAPKQHHSGKMRKNHKSKGQPKAGLIFKQVATSLLNSKKIALGAFGRKLRARKGPSHAIKAMARKLAELYWKLFVRGLDYIEKGIKDYEEKINLNKERSVRKMAKELGMVISYNTAS, encoded by the coding sequence ATGAAGAAAATTCACAACCATGCTGCGGGCATTGATATTGGAGCCCGCAAAATTTTTGTAGGTCTTGAAGGGAGAGAAGTAAAAAGCTTCGAGACTTTTACTGAGGATTTGGAAATGGCAGCGGATTATTTGATCGATAATAATATCGAAACTGTTGCTTTGGAAGCCACTGGAGTTTATTGGGTTATTCTCTTTGATATTCTACAGGCCAGAGGAATCGATGTCTGGTTGGTAGATGGGAGAAGTACTAAACAAGTTCCCGGCAGAAAAACAGATGTAAAGGATTGCCAGTGGATACAACAGTTACATAGCCATGGTCTTCTTAGCAGATGTTTTGTAGCAGAAGATCTTGTCCAGGAACTTCGGGAATATCAACGCCTTCGGGAAGATCACATTCGCAGTGCGGCAATGCATATAAATCATATGCAAAAAGCCCTCACCATGATGAACATCCGCTTAAAAGAAGTTTTAAGTCAAGTACATGGAGCCAGTGGATTGAGGGTAATCAGAGCTATTCTCAAAGGAGAAAGAAACCCGAAAGTCCTGGTGGAGTTATGCGAAAAAAGCATTTTAAAAACAAAAAGGGAACTGGTAATAAAATCTCTAAAAGGGCACTACACTCAGGCAGGTTTATTCGCACTGGAGCAGGCAGTTGCTTGCTATGATTTTTATCAGGTACAAATAGTGCGGTGTGATGAAAAATTGGATGAAGTTCTTAAGAAGATGAGCGGAGAGAATGGTGATGCATCCCTAAAACCCGGCAAGAAAAAAACAAGGAAGCCTATAAGGCATCACAAACCCAAGATTAAAAACCTCGACCGCTATCTACTAAGTGTATTTAACTATAGGGATGCCACTGTTCTGCCTGGAATAACAGATTATACCTGGATGCAACTCCTTGCCGAGGTAGGTTCAGATATGAAGAAATGGGCAACAGAAAAACATTTTACTTCCTGGCTTGGCCTTGCTCCAAAACAGCACCACTCCGGCAAAATGAGGAAAAACCATAAATCAAAAGGTCAGCCCAAAGCAGGATTAATCTTCAAACAAGTGGCCACAAGCCTTCTCAACAGCAAAAAAATTGCACTAGGTGCCTTCGGCAGAAAACTAAGAGCCAGAAAGGGACCGAGCCACGCTATAAAAGCAATGGCCAGAAAACTGGCAGAACTTTACTGGAAGTTATTTGTTAGAGGTTTAGATTATATAGAAAAAGGAATAAAAGATTATGAAGAGAAAATTAACCTCAACAAAGAAAGAAGTGTAAGAAAAATGGCGAAAGAGCTTGGGATGGTAATTAGCTATAATACAGCTAGTTAA
- a CDS encoding IS110 family RNA-guided transposase, whose protein sequence is MQKQVTKLDYTGKDIFVGIDTHKKSWNITTMMGLFSKTFNAPASPETLRHYLDKKFPGGNYFSAYEAGFAGFWPHYQLLKLGINSIVVNAADIPTTIKEKVQKTDVRDSRKIAKSLQNRDLTPIYVPSQECLDDRSLCRYRNTVVKELSRTKNRIRSFINLNGLKVPEDIPEGRWPKRLINWLKEIDLSLSLRLTLNGLLEDYERLAEKKKCITKQITELSRTSRYEQDVKLLRSVPGIGLVIAMAFLTELENMNRFKTFDQLCSFIGFVPSTKSSGEKESVGEITSRAQVILRPLLIEASWIAVQKDPALACRYAELCHKGLMPNKAIIRIAKKLLRRIRFVLKNKELYKLEVV, encoded by the coding sequence ATGCAAAAGCAAGTTACAAAATTAGACTATACGGGCAAAGATATTTTTGTGGGCATTGACACTCATAAAAAGAGCTGGAATATTACGACAATGATGGGGCTATTTTCCAAAACCTTTAATGCACCTGCAAGTCCAGAGACTCTCCGGCATTATTTGGACAAGAAATTTCCCGGAGGAAACTATTTTAGTGCCTATGAAGCTGGATTTGCTGGATTTTGGCCTCATTATCAACTTCTTAAATTAGGGATTAATTCTATTGTGGTCAATGCAGCTGATATCCCTACGACCATTAAAGAGAAGGTTCAGAAGACAGATGTAAGGGACAGTAGAAAAATTGCAAAATCCTTGCAGAATAGAGATCTTACTCCCATCTATGTTCCCTCCCAGGAGTGTTTAGATGACAGAAGTCTCTGCAGGTATAGAAATACTGTTGTAAAGGAATTATCCAGAACAAAAAACAGAATAAGATCGTTTATCAATTTAAATGGCCTCAAAGTACCAGAAGATATCCCAGAAGGGAGGTGGCCGAAAAGATTGATAAATTGGTTAAAAGAAATTGACTTGAGTTTGTCTCTACGGCTAACTTTAAATGGATTGCTGGAGGATTATGAGCGACTAGCTGAGAAAAAAAAATGCATTACAAAACAAATAACTGAACTCTCCAGAACCAGCAGATATGAACAAGATGTGAAACTGCTTCGGAGTGTACCAGGAATCGGACTGGTAATAGCTATGGCCTTTTTAACTGAATTAGAGAATATGAATCGGTTTAAAACTTTTGATCAACTTTGCAGTTTTATAGGCTTTGTTCCTTCCACAAAATCCTCTGGAGAAAAAGAAAGTGTTGGCGAAATTACCTCACGAGCTCAGGTTATTTTAAGACCACTTTTAATAGAGGCTTCCTGGATAGCGGTTCAAAAGGATCCTGCATTAGCTTGCAGATATGCCGAATTATGTCACAAAGGTCTAATGCCAAATAAAGCAATCATTAGAATTGCAAAAAAGCTATTAAGAAGAATACGATTTGTTCTAAAGAACAAAGAACTATATAAATTAGAAGTTGTATAA
- a CDS encoding NADPH-dependent FMN reductase, whose product MKKILAFAGSNSSTSINHQLITHVTGRITSHEVKVLQLRNFEIPMYSIDLEKERGIPTDIKVLKNLIDEHDALIISVNEHNGTVSAFFKNIIDWLSRLDRSFLTGKRILLMSTSPGARGAAAALEYSKHMFPRFGGKVIESFSFPQFKDNLHENKIQNEVLDMGIEDVLTTFAHEIEN is encoded by the coding sequence ATGAAGAAAATCCTCGCCTTTGCAGGCTCCAACAGCAGTACATCTATAAATCATCAATTGATCACTCACGTAACCGGCAGGATCACTAGTCACGAGGTCAAGGTGCTTCAGCTTCGGAATTTTGAGATTCCAATGTATAGTATTGACCTGGAAAAGGAAAGGGGAATACCAACCGATATTAAGGTGCTGAAGAACCTGATCGATGAGCATGACGCTCTTATTATCTCAGTAAATGAACACAACGGTACTGTATCGGCCTTCTTTAAAAATATTATCGATTGGTTATCCCGTCTTGATCGCAGTTTTCTAACGGGAAAAAGAATTTTGCTTATGAGTACTTCCCCGGGAGCTCGCGGAGCGGCAGCTGCTTTGGAATATTCCAAACATATGTTTCCGCGTTTTGGGGGGAAGGTAATTGAAAGTTTCAGTTTTCCGCAGTTTAAGGATAATCTGCACGAAAATAAGATCCAGAATGAAGTACTGGATATGGGAATTGAAGATGTCTTAACTACCTTTGCACACGAAATTGAAAACTAA
- the pabB gene encoding aminodeoxychorismate synthase component I — protein MRTTREYTLENPKKFKQQLLSWSSQFTEVAWLDSNDYPRQEAAFDAILAAQAFTVLRTDHYNAFENLKEYQETTADWIFGYLSYDLKNDVEDLSSSNFDGLEFPDLYFFQPTKLIQIIGQKAVFHYLKMVDDEMESDFEEIGLVESGERREDSLDVGKVESGEWREDSRDVGKVERGEWKEKISHSGKKAKAFPGNGITSRISKEQYLEKVGRMLSHIHRGDIYEANFCQEFFAENRVIEPLQVFQKLNDISVSPFAVYLKLGEHHLLSASPERYIKKKDQKIYSQPIKGTAPRSANAEEDEQIAANLVNDPKERSENIMIVDLVRNDLSRIARRGTVRVEELCKVYSFKQVHQMISTISAEVDEAIPAVEILRATFPMGSMTGAPKISAMKIIEELEETKRGLYSGAVGYFNPQGDFDFNVVIRSILYNSAKKYVSFSVGGAITSKSIPEKEYEECLLKARAMRQVLS, from the coding sequence GTGCGCACTACCCGGGAATATACTTTAGAAAATCCGAAAAAGTTTAAACAGCAATTGCTAAGCTGGAGCTCCCAGTTCACTGAGGTAGCGTGGCTGGATAGCAATGATTATCCGCGGCAGGAGGCTGCCTTTGATGCTATCCTGGCAGCACAGGCCTTTACCGTACTTAGAACCGATCATTACAATGCCTTCGAAAACCTTAAGGAATACCAGGAAACCACTGCCGACTGGATCTTCGGTTATCTTTCCTATGATCTTAAAAATGACGTGGAAGACTTAAGTTCCTCAAATTTTGATGGCCTGGAATTCCCCGATCTTTATTTTTTCCAACCCACAAAGCTTATTCAGATCATTGGTCAAAAAGCTGTTTTTCATTACCTGAAGATGGTGGATGATGAGATGGAAAGTGATTTTGAGGAAATCGGATTGGTGGAGAGTGGAGAGAGGAGAGAGGATAGTCTGGACGTGGGAAAAGTGGAGAGCGGAGAGTGGAGAGAGGATAGTAGGGACGTGGGAAAAGTGGAGAGAGGAGAGTGGAAAGAGAAAATTTCTCACTCGGGCAAAAAAGCTAAAGCTTTTCCGGGGAATGGGATTACTTCACGTATTTCGAAGGAGCAGTATCTGGAGAAAGTAGGCCGGATGTTATCTCATATCCACAGGGGTGATATATATGAAGCGAATTTTTGCCAGGAATTCTTTGCTGAGAACAGGGTAATTGAGCCGCTGCAGGTGTTCCAAAAACTGAATGATATTTCTGTTTCGCCTTTTGCTGTATATCTTAAATTGGGTGAACATCATCTTCTTTCTGCCTCCCCCGAAAGATATATTAAGAAGAAAGATCAAAAAATTTATTCCCAGCCTATTAAAGGAACTGCTCCCAGGTCTGCAAACGCAGAGGAAGATGAGCAAATTGCCGCAAACCTGGTGAATGATCCCAAGGAACGATCAGAGAACATTATGATCGTGGATCTTGTGCGTAATGACCTTTCCAGGATAGCCCGCCGGGGGACTGTAAGGGTAGAGGAGCTTTGTAAAGTGTACTCCTTTAAGCAGGTACATCAAATGATCTCCACCATCTCTGCAGAAGTGGATGAAGCTATCCCTGCTGTGGAGATCCTAAGAGCAACATTTCCAATGGGAAGTATGACCGGGGCTCCAAAAATATCGGCTATGAAGATCATTGAGGAGCTGGAAGAAACCAAACGCGGACTCTACAGCGGCGCCGTGGGATATTTCAATCCGCAGGGAGATTTTGACTTCAATGTTGTAATACGCAGTATCCTGTATAATTCTGCTAAGAAATACGTGTCTTTTTCTGTTGGAGGAGCGATCACCTCGAAATCCATTCCTGAAAAAGAGTATGAGGAGTGTCTATTAAAAGCCCGCGCTATGCGACAGGTATTGAGTTAG
- a CDS encoding protein-disulfide reductase DsbD family protein has translation MKYFWTLILLFTTILTTQAQVFGTANNSQIADPIEWEARIDKHTDSTATLIFNAILDKGWHLYSQEVDEDGPIPTTFTFTKTEGIELIGEMQEPDVPAIFDEVFGMDIKFFKNEAEFRQEIRILDPEATVEVEVEFMVCDDEQCLPPDTVPFQISMSNNEAVQGYGDLDLSEKDREQTAALDIDIQGWEAYEPEEEEGSGYMTIFLLGFVGGLIALLTPCVFPMIPLTVSFFTKGAKTRKKGLVNAILYGVFIFLIYLLLSVPFHLLDNIAPEILNNISTNTTLNIAFFVIFIVFAFSFFGYYEITLPSSWSSRMDDKASSFGGIVGIFFMAITLALVSFSCTGPILGSLLGGSLTTDGGAMQLSFGMGGFGLALALPFALFALFPNWLNSLPKSGGWLNTVKVVLGFIELGLAFKFLSNADLVEHWGILKREIFIGIWILIAIGLMLYLFGLIRFPHDGPKQKISKVRFGLGTLTLVFVIYLLPGLTNTGFANLKLLSGFPPPLFYSIYDKPTEGPLGLKAYKDWEKGLEAAREENKPILLDFTGWACVNCRKMEEQVWSNPEVYEIIKNDYILVSLYVDDKVNLPEDEQFNYLRDKGGIKKIRTIGDKWATFQTVNFKNNSQPFYVLLDPNVNLLNPPVGYTPNEKEYLNWLREGLNKFEAVGIN, from the coding sequence ATGAAATATTTTTGGACCCTGATCCTGCTTTTCACCACGATTCTTACTACACAGGCCCAGGTTTTTGGTACAGCCAATAATTCTCAAATTGCAGATCCTATAGAATGGGAGGCACGAATTGATAAGCATACAGATAGTACTGCGACTCTTATTTTCAATGCCATCCTTGACAAGGGTTGGCATTTATATTCACAGGAGGTGGACGAGGACGGCCCTATACCCACGACTTTTACATTTACCAAAACCGAGGGGATAGAACTGATAGGGGAGATGCAAGAGCCGGACGTTCCTGCCATTTTCGATGAGGTTTTTGGAATGGATATTAAATTCTTTAAGAATGAAGCCGAGTTCCGCCAGGAGATAAGAATCCTTGATCCCGAAGCCACCGTTGAGGTGGAGGTGGAATTTATGGTGTGTGATGATGAACAGTGTCTCCCTCCAGATACTGTCCCTTTCCAGATTTCAATGAGCAACAATGAAGCTGTGCAGGGCTATGGAGACCTTGACCTAAGTGAAAAAGACAGGGAGCAAACTGCTGCACTGGATATCGATATACAGGGATGGGAGGCTTATGAGCCCGAAGAGGAAGAAGGCAGCGGCTACATGACAATTTTCCTTCTTGGTTTTGTGGGAGGGCTTATTGCACTGTTAACTCCCTGCGTTTTTCCTATGATCCCTCTTACGGTTTCCTTTTTTACAAAAGGGGCGAAAACAAGAAAAAAAGGCCTTGTAAATGCCATTCTTTACGGAGTATTTATATTTCTTATCTATTTGCTGCTAAGCGTGCCTTTCCACTTACTGGATAATATAGCACCCGAGATCCTGAATAACATTTCTACCAATACTACGCTTAATATCGCCTTCTTCGTGATATTCATCGTCTTTGCCTTTTCCTTCTTTGGCTATTATGAAATTACCCTCCCCAGCTCCTGGAGCAGCAGGATGGATGATAAGGCCTCCAGTTTTGGGGGAATTGTGGGGATCTTCTTTATGGCTATTACCCTTGCGTTGGTATCTTTCTCCTGTACAGGGCCAATTTTAGGTTCCCTGCTGGGAGGATCTCTTACTACAGATGGTGGTGCGATGCAATTATCCTTCGGGATGGGAGGATTTGGCCTCGCGCTTGCATTGCCTTTTGCATTATTTGCCTTATTCCCGAACTGGCTTAATTCCCTGCCTAAGAGCGGTGGCTGGTTAAATACAGTTAAAGTTGTTCTAGGTTTTATAGAACTTGGACTTGCCTTTAAATTTCTTTCAAATGCAGATCTTGTGGAGCATTGGGGAATCCTTAAAAGAGAAATTTTCATAGGGATCTGGATCCTTATTGCTATAGGTCTTATGTTGTATTTATTCGGCCTTATCCGTTTTCCTCACGATGGTCCAAAGCAAAAAATTAGCAAAGTCCGTTTTGGTCTGGGGACCCTTACATTGGTTTTTGTAATATATCTTCTTCCCGGGCTTACCAATACAGGATTTGCCAACCTAAAACTTTTGAGTGGTTTTCCGCCACCATTGTTTTACAGTATTTATGATAAACCTACTGAAGGTCCTTTAGGCCTCAAAGCATACAAGGACTGGGAAAAAGGACTGGAAGCTGCGAGGGAGGAGAATAAGCCAATCTTGCTGGACTTTACCGGCTGGGCCTGCGTAAATTGCCGTAAAATGGAAGAACAGGTTTGGAGTAATCCTGAAGTTTATGAAATTATAAAAAATGATTATATCCTGGTTTCTCTTTATGTGGATGATAAGGTAAACCTTCCTGAAGATGAACAGTTCAATTACCTACGGGACAAAGGAGGTATTAAAAAGATAAGGACCATAGGAGACAAATGGGCGACTTTCCAGACGGTGAATTTCAAAAACAATTCACAACCGTTTTACGTCTTGCTGGATCCTAACGTGAACCTTTTAAATCCTCCTGTAGGATATACTCCCAATGAGAAGGAATATCTAAACTGGCTTAGGGAAGGATTAAATAAATTTGAAGCCGTAGGTATAAACTAA
- the tilS gene encoding tRNA lysidine(34) synthetase TilS, with the protein MEKAFKNLIKSEFPDLGNARLLLAVSGGVDSVVLAHLCKKAKLDFSIAHCNFNLREDESEADEEFVMELGDALEVEVFSESFDTVKYAEEAGISIQMAARDLRYDWFEELRSTLKYDIILTAHHANDDLETFVINLVRGSGLEGFTGIKAQKNKIIRPFLKFSRREIESYARENHISWREDSSNASSKYMRNRIRHQVIPVLEELNPQLLQSFTLTQEHLQESFDLLEDYVGLLYSEIVSKTEYGYSLDIGILKKVPNTKAVLYHLLKTFGFSEWNDVHDLLIAQPGKMVFSPTHRLIRDREYLLLTEKPSETDDRIYEISEGEEIIMLPPGTFSIEEVKEIGETGPNLLYVEKQKLEYPLVLRKWQEGDHFYPFGMKGKKKISDFFKDKKLSLPEKENTWLLCSADRIVWVVNHRADGRFAVDDPSKEILKITYSL; encoded by the coding sequence ATGGAAAAAGCTTTTAAAAACCTTATAAAATCAGAATTTCCTGACCTCGGAAATGCAAGGCTCCTGCTAGCCGTTAGCGGTGGAGTGGATAGCGTGGTATTAGCACATTTATGTAAAAAGGCGAAGCTGGATTTTTCTATAGCCCATTGCAATTTTAATCTAAGGGAAGACGAGAGCGAAGCCGATGAGGAATTCGTGATGGAACTTGGTGATGCCCTGGAGGTGGAGGTTTTTTCTGAAAGTTTTGATACTGTTAAGTATGCAGAAGAGGCAGGGATCTCCATACAAATGGCGGCGAGAGATTTGCGGTATGACTGGTTTGAGGAATTAAGAAGCACCTTAAAGTATGATATCATCCTTACTGCGCACCACGCAAATGACGACCTTGAAACTTTTGTGATCAATCTCGTACGCGGGAGCGGCCTGGAAGGCTTCACAGGAATTAAGGCCCAAAAAAATAAGATAATTCGCCCTTTTCTTAAATTTTCCCGCCGGGAGATAGAATCCTATGCGCGGGAAAACCATATAAGCTGGCGGGAAGACAGCAGCAATGCTTCTTCAAAATATATGCGCAACAGGATAAGGCACCAGGTGATCCCGGTGCTGGAGGAGCTTAATCCGCAATTGTTGCAAAGTTTTACCCTTACCCAGGAGCATCTGCAGGAGAGCTTTGATCTCCTGGAGGATTACGTGGGCTTATTATATTCTGAAATCGTTTCTAAGACAGAATATGGCTATAGCCTGGATATAGGGATTTTGAAGAAGGTTCCAAACACAAAAGCAGTTCTATACCATTTGCTAAAAACCTTCGGCTTTTCTGAATGGAACGATGTTCACGACCTGTTGATTGCCCAACCTGGGAAGATGGTTTTTTCTCCTACCCACAGGTTGATCAGGGATCGGGAATACCTTCTGCTCACTGAAAAACCTTCAGAAACAGATGACAGGATCTATGAAATTTCTGAAGGAGAAGAAATAATTATGCTTCCGCCGGGAACCTTCAGCATAGAAGAGGTGAAGGAAATTGGAGAAACAGGGCCCAACCTCTTATATGTGGAAAAGCAAAAACTGGAATACCCGCTTGTACTGAGAAAATGGCAGGAGGGGGACCATTTTTATCCCTTTGGAATGAAAGGAAAGAAGAAGATAAGCGACTTTTTTAAGGACAAAAAATTATCTTTGCCCGAGAAGGAAAATACCTGGCTCCTTTGCTCCGCAGACAGGATTGTTTGGGTGGTAAACCATCGTGCAGATGGACGCTTTGCCGTAGATGATCCTTCAAAGGAAATATTAAAAATTACCTACTCCCTATGA
- a CDS encoding CocE/NonD family hydrolase, with protein sequence MKFIQSPLIFLLSLFVSVAVYGQETETYNIKDHYSKKEVSIEMRDGVKLHTTIYSPKDTSREYPIIMSRTPYSSRPYGEDQFRSKIGPNDFLMEEGNIIVYQDVRGRWMSEGIYDNMRAFIPNKKEGEIDEASDTYDTIEWLIKNVDNNNGRVGVWGISYPGFYSTYSLLSQHSALKAASPQAPIGDFFFDDFHHNGAYLLSYWRATAVFGYEKEEPTPEAWYEFPELGTQDQYQFFLDAGPLSNLDKYYGEDNVFWQQLKDNPNYNEFWQKRGIIQHLDNIKPAVMVVGGLFDAEDLYGPFETYKTIEKNSDNFNMLVMGPWSHGDWARKSERQAIGNVYFGDNLSEKYQKEVETKFFNHFLKGSGDGTVDLPEAHMFDTGKKEWRSFDAWPPQNTSSKRFYLGDDQQLTGEASPAEISFVSDPKKPVPYSEDIKMVFTPRKYMTDDQRFAARRPDVLVFETPVLEKDMTLAGVIEAHLKVATTGTAADWVVKVIDVYPPDAEDYEETQDYLKMSNYHMMVRSEVIRGRFRNSFENPEPFEPNTKTDVSFNLQDINHTFKKGHKLQIQVQSTWFPLIDLNPQTYVPNIFEAKKEDFKKQTHTVYGDSYIQFSELKD encoded by the coding sequence ATGAAATTTATACAATCCCCTTTAATTTTTCTTTTGAGCCTATTTGTTTCTGTTGCTGTTTATGGGCAGGAGACAGAGACTTATAATATAAAGGATCATTACAGCAAAAAAGAAGTTAGTATTGAAATGCGCGATGGGGTGAAGCTCCATACTACCATATATTCCCCAAAAGATACTTCAAGGGAATATCCAATTATAATGTCCCGTACTCCTTACAGCTCAAGGCCATATGGGGAGGACCAGTTTCGTTCCAAAATAGGGCCTAATGATTTCCTTATGGAAGAAGGGAATATCATCGTATACCAGGATGTTCGCGGCAGGTGGATGAGTGAAGGGATTTATGATAATATGCGGGCTTTTATTCCTAACAAGAAGGAAGGGGAGATAGATGAGGCCAGTGATACTTACGATACCATTGAATGGCTTATTAAGAACGTAGATAACAATAACGGCAGGGTTGGAGTCTGGGGCATCTCTTATCCCGGTTTTTATTCCACGTATTCGTTACTAAGTCAGCATTCCGCTTTGAAAGCAGCTTCACCACAGGCACCCATCGGCGACTTTTTCTTTGATGATTTTCACCATAATGGAGCTTACCTGTTAAGTTACTGGAGGGCCACTGCAGTGTTTGGATATGAAAAAGAGGAACCAACCCCGGAGGCCTGGTATGAGTTCCCTGAACTGGGAACACAGGACCAGTATCAATTCTTTCTGGATGCCGGGCCATTAAGCAACCTGGATAAGTATTACGGAGAAGATAATGTCTTTTGGCAGCAACTCAAGGATAATCCTAATTATAATGAATTCTGGCAGAAAAGAGGGATTATCCAGCATCTCGACAATATTAAGCCTGCGGTTATGGTTGTGGGTGGTTTATTTGATGCTGAAGATCTTTACGGTCCTTTCGAGACATATAAAACCATTGAAAAGAACAGCGATAATTTCAATATGCTGGTCATGGGGCCATGGAGCCACGGCGATTGGGCAAGAAAAAGCGAAAGACAGGCTATAGGAAATGTTTATTTTGGAGATAATCTTTCAGAAAAATATCAAAAAGAAGTAGAAACAAAGTTCTTCAATCACTTCCTGAAAGGTAGCGGAGACGGCACGGTAGACCTTCCGGAGGCTCATATGTTTGATACCGGAAAAAAGGAATGGAGATCCTTTGATGCCTGGCCTCCACAGAATACCTCTAGTAAAAGATTCTATCTGGGCGACGATCAGCAATTGACAGGAGAAGCCTCACCTGCAGAGATCTCTTTCGTGAGTGACCCTAAAAAACCGGTACCATATTCTGAAGATATTAAAATGGTCTTCACTCCTAGAAAATATATGACAGATGATCAACGTTTTGCGGCCAGAAGGCCAGATGTACTCGTCTTTGAAACTCCCGTCCTTGAGAAGGATATGACCCTGGCAGGAGTTATTGAAGCTCATTTGAAAGTAGCAACAACAGGAACAGCGGCAGACTGGGTGGTGAAGGTGATCGATGTGTATCCTCCCGATGCTGAAGATTATGAAGAAACCCAGGATTATCTTAAAATGAGCAATTACCATATGATGGTGCGCAGTGAAGTTATAAGAGGACGTTTTAGAAACAGCTTTGAAAATCCGGAGCCCTTTGAGCCCAATACGAAGACAGATGTATCGTTCAATCTTCAGGATATCAATCATACCTTTAAGAAGGGGCATAAATTACAGATACAGGTGCAGAGTACATGGTTTCCATTGATAGATCTCAATCCGCAAACTTATGTTCCCAATATTTTTGAGGCTAAGAAGGAAGACTTCAAAAAGCAGACTCATACTGTGTATGGAGATTCCTATATTCAATTTTCAGAACTAAAGGATTAA